In the Longimicrobiales bacterium genome, one interval contains:
- a CDS encoding PIG-L family deacetylase, which produces MRLNGIRSLWVIAAAVTLLAGGPLHVVAQSMDGTGLVATGLLLRQMEGVKRVLMVGAHPDDEDTPMLTVLARGHGAETAYLSLTRGDGGQNLIGPELWEGLGIIRTGELEAARELDGGEQFFTRAFDFGYSKSSDEALSLWPRDQILSDAVFVIRKYRPHVIVSVWSGTPADGHGHHQASGILTREAFEAAGDPTRFPEHFAQGVEAWRPGKLYLSSRRRGGGADAQSSVLFHVGEIDPLLGRSTLQLSALSRSQHRSQDMGSAQTLGPRMAGANFIAGHVEGPDDEMFGGIDTTLVGLASNFDDDVAREVIVHLEAYRRDVAIARATLGLTPAEVVPRLASALRHLGQASNVGGSSDREFREVMAQKKTVATRALMAAAGIVLDIRSGDDLIVPGQTVEVRAQLWNGSPFSLWLPEVELLTAVARTVSEVAVEGLDEDGRVAAGTLATWRYEVRIPGNEAPSRLYFLESERPGTYYDWPEAFDNWGLPRNGPTLEGRARFSLLDGDDPVGAQVEATTPWRFVGVNQARGEFVKPVLVVPAVSLQVTPGGLAWPQSRTEPQTVTVLVRTEAGEGASGDLTLSAPEGWTVTPASQRFALASAGAERSVSFEVRPNGAPAPGEHVIRAVAATDRSMSYSEGYTLIDYEHVERALLYTEAVTSLTVVPATVREGVRVGYIMGTGDDGPTAIRQMGGSVELLSEAEVRDGAFGDFDVIVLGVRAYEARPDVRAANDQIVDFARDGGTVITQYNQYQFSSGGYAPYELTIGRPAPRVADETATVTVLEPGSPLFTTPNQITQDDFDGWVQERGLYFASEWGEEYTPMIELNDPGEPARQGALLVASVGEGVYVYAALSFFRQWAGRVPGAYRLFANLVSLDAQEWAEFVEGR; this is translated from the coding sequence ATGCGGTTGAACGGCATTCGGAGTCTTTGGGTGATCGCTGCTGCGGTCACACTGCTGGCCGGTGGCCCCCTACATGTCGTGGCTCAGTCCATGGATGGAACGGGTCTCGTGGCCACAGGCCTGCTGTTGCGCCAGATGGAAGGCGTCAAGCGGGTCCTGATGGTGGGCGCACACCCCGATGATGAGGACACTCCGATGCTCACCGTTCTCGCGCGTGGCCATGGCGCTGAGACGGCCTACCTATCTCTGACGCGTGGTGACGGGGGCCAGAATCTCATTGGCCCCGAGTTGTGGGAAGGGTTGGGCATCATCCGGACCGGAGAACTCGAGGCTGCGCGCGAACTTGATGGCGGAGAACAGTTCTTTACACGTGCGTTCGACTTTGGGTACTCCAAGTCTTCCGATGAAGCGCTGTCGTTGTGGCCACGTGATCAGATTCTATCGGACGCCGTCTTCGTCATCCGGAAGTACCGCCCGCATGTCATCGTGTCCGTCTGGTCGGGCACGCCCGCGGATGGTCATGGTCACCACCAAGCTTCGGGGATCCTGACGCGGGAGGCCTTTGAGGCCGCCGGCGACCCTACGCGATTCCCGGAGCACTTCGCCCAGGGCGTCGAGGCATGGAGGCCGGGCAAGCTCTATCTCTCGTCCCGCCGGCGCGGAGGGGGAGCGGACGCGCAGTCCTCCGTCCTCTTCCATGTGGGCGAGATCGATCCGCTTCTTGGAAGGTCGACGCTGCAGCTCTCGGCATTGAGCCGAAGTCAGCACCGTTCCCAGGACATGGGCTCTGCTCAGACGCTGGGTCCACGCATGGCCGGGGCCAACTTCATCGCGGGGCACGTCGAAGGCCCGGACGACGAGATGTTCGGCGGAATCGACACGACCCTGGTTGGACTCGCCTCCAACTTCGACGATGACGTGGCTCGAGAGGTCATCGTCCATCTTGAGGCGTATCGACGGGATGTGGCGATCGCACGGGCTACCCTCGGACTCACCCCCGCGGAGGTCGTGCCGCGCCTCGCGTCCGCGCTCCGTCATCTCGGACAAGCCAGCAACGTCGGTGGGTCGTCCGACCGCGAGTTCCGAGAGGTCATGGCGCAGAAGAAGACTGTGGCGACCCGCGCCCTCATGGCTGCAGCGGGTATCGTGCTCGACATCCGCTCTGGGGATGATCTGATCGTGCCGGGGCAGACCGTCGAGGTTCGGGCTCAGCTATGGAATGGGAGCCCGTTCAGTCTGTGGCTCCCCGAGGTTGAGCTACTCACGGCGGTAGCCCGCACCGTGTCCGAGGTGGCCGTAGAGGGTCTTGATGAGGACGGCCGGGTCGCGGCGGGTACCCTCGCTACTTGGCGCTACGAAGTTCGCATTCCGGGTAACGAAGCACCTTCGCGACTCTATTTCTTGGAGTCGGAGCGCCCAGGTACGTACTACGATTGGCCGGAGGCCTTTGACAACTGGGGTCTGCCGCGCAACGGGCCGACGCTCGAGGGTCGCGCGCGCTTCTCGTTGCTGGACGGGGACGACCCTGTGGGCGCGCAAGTGGAGGCGACCACCCCTTGGCGCTTTGTCGGAGTGAACCAGGCCCGCGGGGAATTCGTGAAGCCCGTGCTTGTCGTGCCTGCCGTGTCACTACAAGTGACACCGGGTGGACTCGCCTGGCCGCAGAGTCGGACGGAGCCACAAACAGTCACTGTGCTCGTTCGTACCGAGGCTGGAGAGGGAGCGTCTGGAGACCTGACATTGTCCGCACCCGAGGGGTGGACGGTCACGCCGGCGTCTCAACGGTTTGCGCTGGCGTCGGCTGGGGCGGAACGTTCGGTGAGCTTCGAGGTGCGACCCAACGGCGCGCCTGCACCCGGTGAGCACGTGATTCGAGCGGTCGCTGCAACGGACCGGTCCATGAGTTACTCGGAGGGGTACACGCTGATCGACTACGAGCACGTCGAGCGTGCGTTGCTCTATACGGAGGCGGTCACGAGTCTCACCGTGGTGCCCGCGACCGTCCGAGAGGGCGTCCGCGTCGGATACATCATGGGCACTGGGGACGACGGACCCACGGCGATCCGGCAGATGGGTGGCTCCGTGGAGCTCCTTTCCGAGGCGGAGGTGCGTGACGGCGCGTTCGGAGACTTCGACGTGATCGTCTTGGGAGTCCGCGCCTACGAGGCGCGCCCTGATGTGAGGGCCGCCAACGACCAGATTGTCGATTTCGCGAGGGACGGCGGCACAGTCATCACTCAGTACAACCAGTACCAGTTCTCTAGTGGCGGATATGCCCCGTACGAGTTGACGATTGGGCGCCCGGCCCCTCGAGTAGCAGACGAGACCGCGACGGTGACTGTCCTCGAGCCTGGGTCGCCGCTCTTCACGACGCCCAACCAGATCACCCAAGACGACTTTGATGGGTGGGTGCAGGAGCGAGGGCTCTACTTCGCGAGTGAGTGGGGGGAGGAGTACACACCGATGATCGAATTGAACGATCCCGGGGAACCCGCCCGTCAGGGGGCGCTGCTCGTGGCCTCTGTTGGGGAAGGGGTCTACGTGTACGCTGCGCTGTCGTTCTTCCGACAATGGGCGGGCCGCGTTCCAGGCGCCTACCGGCTCTTCGCCAACCTCGTTTCGCTAGATGCCCAGGAATGGGCGGAGTTTGTTGAGGGGCGTTGA
- a CDS encoding ABC transporter permease encodes MPESLALIAFLEASVRLGVPLALAAIGETITERSGVINIGLEGSIISGALGGALGALWLGGAWGGLVVGALAGLFVALVFAAFAIGLGTDQIITGTAITLGGLGFTGAIYQAEFGATGTALTLPTLSEMPIPGLSSLPVIGSALFDQAPTTYLAYLLAPTLWYFLFRTQWGLELRAAGEEPDAAAAAGVRVRLVRFWATGFGGLLGGIAGAHLSLAHAGTFTENMSAGRGFIAIAVVVLGRWNPLLVLIAALLFGAASALQFQAQTFGLDLPYQLFLAFPYLLTLAALAGWVGRTRAPAALAVSWPRRR; translated from the coding sequence ATGCCTGAGTCTCTCGCCCTGATCGCCTTCCTTGAGGCTTCGGTCCGTCTTGGCGTCCCTCTCGCCTTAGCGGCGATCGGAGAGACGATCACCGAGCGGAGCGGCGTGATCAACATCGGCCTTGAGGGGTCGATCATATCAGGCGCGTTGGGCGGGGCACTCGGGGCGCTTTGGTTGGGTGGAGCTTGGGGCGGGTTGGTAGTCGGAGCACTCGCCGGACTCTTCGTCGCTCTCGTGTTCGCAGCTTTTGCCATCGGTCTCGGTACAGATCAGATCATCACCGGTACGGCCATCACCCTCGGTGGCCTTGGTTTCACTGGAGCGATCTACCAGGCGGAGTTCGGCGCCACGGGCACAGCCCTGACCCTACCCACGCTTTCCGAGATGCCTATTCCGGGCCTGTCGAGCCTGCCCGTGATTGGCTCAGCACTATTCGACCAGGCACCCACCACTTATTTGGCCTATCTCCTCGCCCCGACCCTGTGGTACTTCCTCTTTCGTACCCAGTGGGGCCTCGAACTTCGGGCTGCCGGTGAAGAACCAGATGCTGCGGCTGCCGCAGGTGTACGTGTTCGGCTCGTTCGATTCTGGGCCACGGGCTTCGGGGGCTTACTCGGTGGCATCGCTGGAGCCCATCTCTCGCTCGCCCACGCGGGTACGTTCACCGAGAACATGAGTGCGGGGAGGGGCTTTATTGCGATCGCCGTGGTGGTTCTCGGACGATGGAATCCTCTTCTGGTCTTGATTGCGGCTCTGCTCTTCGGGGCCGCGTCTGCACTGCAGTTCCAGGCTCAGACGTTTGGCTTGGATTTGCCCTATCAGCTCTTCCTCGCTTTCCCATATCTGCTGACTCTGGCGGCTCTGGCTGGTTGGGTGGGGCGAACACGGGCGCCGGCCGCGTTGGCTGTGTCCTGGCCTCGCCGCCGCTAG